The Nonlabens spongiae genome contains a region encoding:
- a CDS encoding OmpH family outer membrane protein, protein MKKVVFLLFLVASTAVMAQTGYVRSQGLMLAMPETATANKTLNELGTKLEAEVAKAEQNAATKMRSLQYKAQDPELGDAVRQDLASQAATLEQELNKVKQNAQMELQKKEAELMEPITTRLTQAIEKIAKARGYKMVVDISSVSYADKELDITLDVSKELGIAPKEQ, encoded by the coding sequence ATGAAAAAAGTAGTATTTCTATTGTTTCTAGTTGCCAGCACTGCGGTAATGGCTCAAACCGGTTATGTACGATCACAAGGTCTTATGCTTGCCATGCCAGAAACGGCAACAGCAAATAAAACCCTGAATGAGCTAGGTACAAAACTTGAAGCAGAAGTCGCTAAAGCAGAACAAAATGCTGCCACTAAAATGCGTAGTCTTCAATATAAGGCTCAAGATCCTGAACTGGGTGATGCTGTAAGGCAAGATCTTGCTTCTCAGGCGGCAACTCTTGAGCAAGAGCTTAATAAAGTGAAGCAAAACGCTCAGATGGAACTGCAAAAAAAGGAAGCAGAACTTATGGAGCCTATTACTACTAGATTAACTCAAGCCATTGAAAAAATTGCAAAAGCAAGAGGTTATAAAATGGTAGTAGACATAAGTTCTGTGAGTTATGCTGATAAAGAACTCGATATCACTCTTGATGTAAGTAAAGAACTGGGTATTGCTCCTAAAGAGCAGTAA
- a CDS encoding LysR family transcriptional regulator → MNYTLHQLSVLLKVRDTGSVTKASEELFLSQPAVSVQLKKLQDQFEIPLFETVGRRISITEFGHEIADTAQRILDEIEAINYKSKTYQGAVAGKLKIGAVSTAKYIVPFFITDFLEKYPSVDLSVDVTNKSSVLKSLENNEIDIAMVSTIPRKIKAHSISLMKNQLYLVGGKEMPDLEKSISKKNLEQYRLIYREQGSATRLAMENYIAQRQLKVKKTIELTSNEAVKQAVIAGLGVSIMPLIGIQDSLKSGDLKIIPAKGLPVETYWNIIWMKSKNLPIAPKTFIEFVRNHRTQIIDNYYGYVK, encoded by the coding sequence ATGAATTACACTCTTCATCAACTGAGCGTTTTACTCAAGGTGCGAGATACAGGTAGTGTTACCAAAGCATCAGAAGAACTGTTTTTATCCCAGCCGGCAGTATCAGTTCAGCTTAAAAAATTGCAGGATCAATTTGAAATTCCTCTTTTTGAAACTGTAGGTAGGCGCATCTCCATAACAGAATTTGGCCATGAAATTGCTGATACTGCTCAACGCATTTTAGATGAGATAGAAGCGATCAATTACAAGTCAAAAACTTATCAGGGCGCGGTCGCAGGTAAGCTAAAAATAGGTGCCGTTTCTACAGCAAAGTACATCGTGCCCTTTTTCATTACCGATTTTCTAGAAAAATACCCTAGCGTGGATCTATCTGTAGATGTCACCAATAAATCCTCAGTTCTTAAAAGTCTCGAGAACAATGAGATCGACATCGCTATGGTTTCTACCATCCCTAGAAAAATAAAGGCTCATTCCATCTCGCTTATGAAAAATCAACTTTATCTCGTGGGCGGTAAGGAGATGCCAGATCTGGAAAAGAGCATCAGCAAAAAGAACCTTGAGCAATACCGACTGATCTACCGTGAACAGGGAAGCGCTACACGACTTGCGATGGAAAACTACATCGCCCAGCGTCAACTAAAAGTAAAAAAAACCATAGAGCTTACCTCAAATGAGGCAGTTAAACAGGCAGTGATTGCTGGTCTGGGTGTATCTATTATGCCACTTATAGGCATTCAAGATTCCTTAAAAAGCGGTGACCTTAAAATCATACCTGCCAAGGGTCTCCCGGTGGAGACCTATTGGAATATCATCTGGATGAAATCTAAAAATTTGCCCATTGCCCCAAAAACCTTCATCGAGTTTGTGAGAAACCATCGTACACAGATCATTGATAATTACTACGGTTATGTGAAGTAA
- a CDS encoding CopD family protein, with product MSKLQIVILSSRMTYLYIKSLHLIFVITWFAGLFYIPRLLVYQIEAHNKPEPDKSILLNQLKLMTKRLWTIITWPSAILATLFAIWLLILQPAWLQQSWMHVKLAFVVLLIIYHLKTGFIISELDRNVVKWTSNGMRLYNEGATLILFSVVFLVILKSALSWITGVIGLIVFALILMILFKIYKRYRSRQSE from the coding sequence ATGAGTAAGTTACAGATTGTAATTTTGAGTTCTAGAATGACCTATCTATATATTAAGTCTCTGCACCTTATTTTTGTGATCACTTGGTTCGCAGGCTTATTCTATATCCCTAGATTATTGGTATATCAAATAGAAGCACACAACAAGCCTGAACCTGATAAATCCATTCTACTCAACCAACTCAAATTGATGACTAAGAGACTCTGGACCATCATTACCTGGCCCAGCGCAATACTTGCTACTTTATTTGCCATTTGGTTGCTTATACTTCAGCCTGCATGGTTGCAGCAATCTTGGATGCATGTGAAGCTAGCCTTTGTAGTGCTATTGATAATCTACCACTTAAAGACTGGTTTTATAATTAGCGAATTAGATCGTAATGTGGTTAAATGGACCTCAAACGGTATGCGGCTTTATAATGAGGGAGCAACGCTCATCTTATTTTCCGTAGTTTTCCTAGTCATTCTGAAAAGCGCTTTATCTTGGATTACAGGAGTTATAGGCCTAATTGTATTTGCGCTAATCTTGATGATTCTATTTAAAATCTACAAACGTTATCGCTCGAGACAAAGTGAGTGA
- the glgA gene encoding glycogen synthase — protein sequence MKVTFLTKEFPPHVYGGAGVHVEYLAKFLAELMEVEVRCFGDQDISSEQLSVHGYDFKDSFFDKADPKIKGLLQTLQTGVQMNAIPMDADVVHCHTWYSHFAGIIAKLCYGTALVVTTHSVEPLRPWKRDQLGGGYDASSWVEKTAIEMADAIIAVSEGTKQDVLEHFDIAENKIKVIYNGIDLQEYQKKTSTAALIKHGIDPYKPFVLFVGRITKQKGIIHLVNAIRHIDPDTQVVLCAGAPDTPEIGKEMERAVQDARKHRENIIWIAEMLDKRSIIELYSHAAVFCCPSIYEPFGIINVEAMACECPVVASAVGGIKEVVIEGVTGHLIEIDQQKKAPFEPKSPEKFSEDLAEKINQLINNPELRKRMGQAGRKRVEEYFDWRAIAKQTKELYEATKK from the coding sequence ATGAAAGTTACTTTCCTTACCAAAGAATTCCCACCTCATGTTTATGGCGGAGCCGGAGTACACGTAGAATATCTGGCTAAATTCTTAGCAGAACTTATGGAAGTGGAGGTGAGATGTTTTGGTGATCAAGATATAAGCAGTGAACAGCTATCTGTCCATGGGTACGATTTTAAAGACTCTTTTTTTGATAAGGCTGATCCTAAAATTAAAGGCTTGTTACAAACCCTTCAAACAGGTGTGCAGATGAATGCGATACCCATGGATGCTGATGTTGTACATTGTCACACCTGGTATTCTCATTTTGCAGGAATTATTGCTAAACTTTGTTATGGAACTGCACTGGTGGTAACCACGCATTCTGTAGAGCCCTTGCGTCCTTGGAAACGCGATCAGTTGGGCGGTGGTTACGACGCTTCATCTTGGGTTGAAAAAACGGCCATAGAAATGGCAGATGCCATTATTGCAGTCTCAGAAGGCACAAAACAAGATGTCTTAGAGCATTTTGATATTGCAGAAAACAAGATCAAAGTAATCTATAACGGGATTGATCTACAGGAATACCAGAAGAAAACCAGTACTGCGGCTTTAATAAAGCATGGAATCGATCCATATAAACCTTTTGTATTATTTGTAGGTAGAATTACTAAACAAAAGGGGATTATTCATCTGGTAAATGCGATCAGGCATATCGATCCAGATACTCAAGTCGTACTCTGCGCCGGCGCACCAGACACCCCAGAAATAGGCAAGGAAATGGAACGAGCGGTTCAGGATGCTAGAAAGCACAGAGAGAACATCATCTGGATTGCTGAGATGCTGGATAAACGCAGTATTATAGAGCTTTACTCTCACGCTGCGGTATTTTGTTGCCCTTCTATCTATGAACCCTTCGGAATCATAAATGTGGAGGCAATGGCTTGTGAATGCCCAGTAGTGGCCAGTGCCGTGGGAGGCATTAAAGAAGTGGTTATTGAAGGCGTGACGGGTCATCTTATAGAAATTGACCAGCAGAAAAAGGCTCCTTTTGAGCCTAAAAGCCCAGAAAAATTCTCTGAAGATCTCGCCGAAAAAATAAATCAATTGATCAACAATCCAGAGCTCAGAAAACGTATGGGACAAGCTGGAAGAAAACGAGTGGAAGAATATTTTGACTGGCGAGCCATCGCAAAACAAACCAAAGAACTTTACGAAGCAACTAAAAAATAA
- a CDS encoding glucose-1-phosphate adenylyltransferase, which translates to MINNKVISIILGGGQGSRLFPLTESRSKPAVPIAGKYRLVDIPISNCINSDIKRMFVLTQFNSASLNRHIKNTYHFSFMSSAFVDVLAAEQTPGNSNWFQGTADAVRQSMHHFMRQDFEYVLILSGDQLYQMDFNKMIKAHEKSGAEISVATIPVNAKDATSFGILKSDENNLITSFTEKPSSDKLPGWESEVSEEMQEKGRHYLASMGIYIFNRDLLVELMEDESTVDFGKEIIPQNIEKHKTLSYQYEGYWTDIGNIDSFFEANIALTDALPEFNLYDNLKQIYTRPRFLPTSKILGTMINKSVFADGCIIEAAKIEQSVVGIRAKIGKESTVINTYMMGSDYYETLEEIEQNQSTPNMGIGERCFIKNTIIDKNCRIGNDVRINGGEHLADREEQDYVIKSGVVVIKKNAVIPEGFTIP; encoded by the coding sequence ATGATCAACAACAAAGTTATTTCCATTATCCTAGGCGGCGGTCAAGGCTCAAGATTATTTCCTCTTACAGAGAGTAGATCAAAACCTGCTGTTCCCATTGCTGGAAAATACAGGCTTGTGGACATTCCTATTTCCAACTGTATCAATTCTGATATTAAAAGAATGTTTGTTTTGACTCAATTCAATTCTGCTTCTTTGAATAGGCATATCAAAAACACCTATCACTTCAGTTTTATGAGTAGCGCCTTTGTGGATGTACTCGCTGCTGAGCAAACTCCAGGAAATTCTAACTGGTTTCAAGGAACGGCAGATGCGGTGCGACAAAGTATGCATCACTTTATGCGACAAGATTTTGAATATGTCTTGATACTTTCAGGTGATCAATTGTACCAGATGGATTTTAATAAGATGATCAAAGCCCATGAGAAAAGTGGTGCCGAAATCTCTGTGGCGACCATACCTGTTAATGCAAAAGATGCTACCTCGTTTGGTATTTTAAAATCTGATGAAAACAATCTCATCACATCTTTTACAGAGAAGCCCAGTTCAGACAAATTACCAGGTTGGGAATCAGAAGTAAGTGAGGAAATGCAAGAGAAAGGTCGTCACTATCTCGCCTCGATGGGAATCTATATTTTCAATCGTGATCTGTTAGTAGAGCTCATGGAAGATGAATCTACCGTGGATTTTGGGAAAGAAATCATCCCACAGAATATCGAGAAGCATAAGACTCTCAGTTACCAATACGAAGGTTACTGGACAGACATAGGAAACATTGACTCTTTCTTTGAGGCTAACATTGCACTCACTGATGCTTTGCCTGAATTCAACCTATACGACAACCTCAAACAAATCTATACCCGACCTCGTTTCCTGCCCACCTCTAAAATTTTGGGAACGATGATTAACAAAAGCGTTTTTGCTGATGGTTGTATCATAGAAGCTGCTAAAATCGAGCAATCTGTCGTAGGAATCCGTGCCAAAATAGGAAAAGAATCTACCGTTATAAATACCTATATGATGGGTAGCGATTATTATGAAACTCTTGAAGAAATAGAACAAAATCAATCCACTCCCAACATGGGGATAGGAGAGCGTTGTTTTATTAAAAACACAATCATAGACAAGAATTGCCGAATAGGCAATGATGTACGCATCAACGGTGGAGAACACCTTGCAGACAGAGAAGAACAGGACTACGTGATTAAATCTGGTGTGGTCGTGATCAAGAAAAATGCTGTAATTCCAGAAGGATTTACGATACCGTAG
- a CDS encoding YgjV family protein, protein MSVFQVELLGYFASAMVLLSFFMKNIKMLRTVNCFGCSLFVAYGIFLGSIPIIITNVAILMVNSYYLFIKDRSSKAKVENPS, encoded by the coding sequence ATGAGCGTATTTCAAGTGGAATTGCTAGGGTATTTTGCTAGTGCGATGGTGTTGCTTTCATTCTTCATGAAGAATATCAAGATGTTGAGAACCGTAAACTGTTTTGGGTGCTCACTTTTTGTTGCTTATGGCATTTTCTTAGGTAGTATACCTATTATAATAACAAACGTAGCTATTCTAATGGTTAACAGTTACTACCTATTTATTAAAGATCGTTCATCTAAGGCCAAAGTTGAGAACCCTTCTTGA